One Gossypium hirsutum isolate 1008001.06 chromosome A11, Gossypium_hirsutum_v2.1, whole genome shotgun sequence genomic window carries:
- the LOC107924557 gene encoding transcription factor MYB61, producing the protein MGRHSCCYKQKLRKGLWSPEEDEKLLRHITKYGHGCWSSVPKQAGLQRCGKSCRLRWINYLRPDLKRGTFSQEEENLIIELHAVLGNRWSQIAAQLPGRTDNEIKNLWNSCLKKKLRQRGIDPVTHKPLSEVEHGEDKSQPRTNSKDMASSELNINTNNPKPGTSPVTPRGYQLEMEGSPTSKTVNSSDNNGNTTTNLMTSTTTASKGFFLDKFSTNSQPSDLVGHLPIHQLNYASNARLSSTSNPTPWFTQTTQAFDINSEFSSAAMPSFLPPLTASFLSAPMGYKPSVADSPSMASFTVNGSRYWETGASANNNSNSSSNSTELQSNSSFYDNNSSSWGLPDCSTPEKEAPLHLMESQAEDIKWSEYLNNPLLMAAALQNQTPQSLYNMDIKSETHFLTNNSSNSMWTHNQQQQQQEPLQNPNMCAAKDIHRLTAAYGHV; encoded by the exons ATGGGGAGGCACTCTTGCTGTTACAAGCAGAAGCTAAGGAAAGGTCTTTGGTCTCCCGAAGAAGATGAGAAGCTCTTGAGGCATATTACCAAGTACGGCCATGGTTGCTGGAGCTCTGTCCCTAAACAAGCTG GTCTGCAGAGGTGTGGAAAGAGCTGCAGGTTAAGGTGGATTAATTATTTAAGGCCTGATTTAAAGAGAGGTACATTCTCTCAAGAAGAAGAAAACCTCATAATTGAACTTCATGCAGTTTTGGGGAATAG GTGGTCCCAAATTGCGGCACAATTGCCAGGAAGAACCGACAATGAAATTAAAAACCTATGGAACTCTTGCTTAAAGAAGAAGCTTAGGCAGCGAGGCATTGACCCTGTCACTCACAAGCCCCTCTCAGAGGTTGAACATGGTGAAGACAAGAGTCAACCACGCACCAACAGCAAGGATATGGCTTCAAGTGAATTGAACATCAACACCAACAATCCTAAACCTGGAACATCACCAGTTACTCCACGAGGTTACCAACTGGAAATGGAAGGCTCTCCCACCTCCAAGACAGTGAACAGCAGCGATAACAATGGCAATACCACCACCAATTTGATGACATCTACTACTACAGCCAGCAAAGGCTTCTTTCTGGATAAATTCTCGACCAACAGTCAGCCTTCTGATTTGGTGGGGCATCTTCCAATTCACCAATTGAACTATGCGTCCAATGCCAGGCTCTCATCTACCTCCAACCCTACTCCCTGGTTCACCCAAACTACCCAAGCCTTCGATATCAATTCCGAATTTTCTTCGGCAGCGATGCCCAGTTTTCTCCCACCATTGACGGCTTCGTTTCTGTCTGCTCCTATGGGGTACAAGCCTTCCGTCGCTGATAGTCCTTCAATGGCCTCGTTCACCGTGAATGGTTCCCGCTATTGGGAAACGGGTGCCTCCGCTAACAACAACAGTAACAGCAGCAGCAACAGCACTGAGCTGCAAAGCAATAGTTCATTCTACGACAATAATAGCTCCTCTTGGGGATTACCAGATTGTAGCACACCAGAGAAAGAGGCTCCACTCCATCTAATGGAAAGTCAAGCAGAAGATATAAAATGGAGCGAATATCTGAATAACCCATTGTTAATGGCCGCTGCTTTGCAAAATCAAACTCCACAGTCCTTGTACAACATGGACATCAAATCAGAAACACATTTCCTCactaataattcatcaaacagtaTGTGGACTCATAACCAACAGCAACAGCAGCAAGAACCTTTACAAAATCCCAATATGTGTGCTGCTAAGGACATCCACAGACTTACAGCAGCTTATGGACATGTTTAG